In the genome of Photobacterium sp. TY1-4, one region contains:
- the rpmE gene encoding 50S ribosomal protein L31, with the protein MKQGIHPEYAEVNAKCSCGNAFVFKSTLGKDINLDVCDKCHPFYTGKQRQVSTGGRIDKFNKRFGALSSK; encoded by the coding sequence ATGAAACAAGGTATCCACCCAGAATACGCAGAAGTAAACGCGAAATGTTCTTGCGGCAACGCGTTCGTATTCAAGTCAACTCTGGGCAAAGACATCAACCTGGATGTCTGTGACAAGTGTCACCCATTCTACACTGGTAAGCAGCGTCAAGTGAGCACCGGTGGTCGTATCGACAAGTTCAACAAGCGTTTCGGTGCGCTGTCTAGCAAGTAA
- a CDS encoding malic enzyme-like NAD(P)-binding protein, which produces MSEDFRQQALHYHAYPVPGKIAVELSKPADTVEDLALAYSPGVAEPVREIAQNADNVYKYTAKGNMVAVISNGTAILGLGNLGPLASKPVMEGKALLFKRFAGLDSIDIEVKHRTIDEFVDTVANIADTFGGINLEDIKAPDCFEIEKRLIERCQVPVFHDDQHGTAIVTAAGMLNALELQGKEISEAVIVCLGAGAAAVACMELLIKCGAQREKIYMLDRKGVIHTRRDDINEYKQLFANNTDKRTLEDVIEGADIFVGVSGPDLLSPEALKLMADKPVVFACSNPDPEIKPALAHAVRDDLIMGTGRSDYPNQVNNVLCFPFIFRGALDVRASAINDEMKLAAVKAIRELAKEPVPAEVLKAAGVDSLAFGPEYIIPKPMDPRLLPRVAKAVAVAAVESGVARIDMPVNYMADK; this is translated from the coding sequence ATGTCTGAAGACTTTCGCCAACAAGCGCTTCATTACCATGCTTACCCTGTACCAGGCAAAATTGCCGTAGAGCTCTCCAAGCCTGCTGATACTGTTGAAGACCTTGCCCTTGCTTACAGCCCGGGTGTGGCTGAGCCGGTGCGTGAAATTGCCCAAAACGCTGACAATGTTTACAAATACACCGCCAAAGGCAATATGGTGGCGGTGATCAGTAACGGCACCGCGATCCTTGGCCTGGGCAACCTGGGCCCGCTGGCATCCAAGCCGGTGATGGAAGGGAAGGCGCTGCTGTTCAAGCGCTTTGCCGGCCTGGACTCGATTGATATCGAAGTGAAACACCGCACGATCGACGAGTTTGTTGATACTGTGGCCAACATCGCCGATACATTCGGCGGCATCAACCTAGAAGACATTAAAGCGCCGGACTGCTTTGAAATTGAAAAGCGTCTGATCGAGCGTTGCCAGGTGCCGGTATTCCACGATGATCAGCACGGCACCGCGATCGTGACTGCGGCCGGGATGCTCAATGCCCTGGAACTGCAAGGCAAAGAGATCAGCGAAGCCGTGATCGTCTGTCTGGGTGCCGGTGCGGCTGCCGTGGCCTGTATGGAACTACTGATCAAGTGCGGTGCACAGCGTGAGAAGATCTACATGCTGGATCGTAAGGGCGTGATCCATACCCGCCGTGACGACATCAACGAATACAAGCAGCTGTTTGCCAACAATACCGACAAGCGCACGCTGGAAGACGTGATCGAAGGCGCAGACATTTTTGTCGGCGTATCCGGTCCGGATCTGCTGTCACCGGAAGCCCTGAAGCTGATGGCGGACAAGCCGGTGGTCTTTGCGTGTTCTAACCCGGATCCGGAAATCAAGCCGGCGCTGGCGCATGCCGTGCGTGACGATTTGATCATGGGCACCGGCCGTTCGGACTATCCGAACCAGGTCAACAACGTACTGTGCTTCCCGTTCATCTTCCGCGGTGCCCTGGACGTGCGCGCCAGTGCGATTAATGACGAGATGAAACTGGCAGCCGTGAAGGCGATCCGTGAACTGGCCAAAGAGCCGGTCCCGGCAGAAGTGCTTAAAGCGGCTGGCGTGGACAGCCTGGCCTTCGGTCCGGAATACATTATTCCGAAACCAATGGATCCGCGTCTGCTGCCGCGCGTGGCCAAAGCCGTGGCGGTGGCTGCGGTTGAATCCGGTGTTGCCCGGATCGACATGCCGGTCAATTACATGGCTGATAAATAA
- the metJ gene encoding met regulon transcriptional regulator MetJ: protein MAEWNGEYISPYAEHGKKNEQVKKITVSIPLKVLKILTDERTRRQINNLRHATNSELLCEAFLHAYTGQPLPTDDDIRKDRPDDLPAEAKALMDEMGIKYEDINE, encoded by the coding sequence ATGGCAGAGTGGAATGGCGAGTACATCAGCCCATACGCGGAACACGGTAAGAAAAACGAGCAAGTCAAAAAAATTACCGTTTCGATTCCATTGAAGGTACTGAAAATCCTGACTGACGAGCGTACCCGCCGTCAGATCAACAACCTGCGTCACGCCACCAACAGTGAGCTGCTGTGTGAGGCATTCCTGCATGCCTACACCGGCCAGCCCCTGCCTACCGACGATGACATCCGCAAAGACCGCCCGGATGATCTGCCGGCCGAGGCCAAAGCCCTGATGGACGAGATGGGCATCAAGTACGAAGACATCAACGAGTAA
- a CDS encoding O-succinylhomoserine (thiol)-lyase, whose amino-acid sequence MSDKKRATVAVRTGIESDTQYNAVVPPIYLTSTYSFSQLGEVPQFDYSRSGNPTRNTLAEALAALEGGAGAVVTNCGTAAINLLVTALLGPDDLVVAPHDCYGGTYRLFHTRAEKGDFQVCFVDQTDPAALAAALAKQPKLVWVETPSNPLLRVVDIAAVCEQAHQTGALVAVDNTFLSPILQQPIALGADFVVHSTTKYINGHSDVLGGVLIAKASEQAETLAWWANCIGATGAPFDAYLTLRGLRTLAPRMKLHEENSARILTYLQSQPLVGQIYHPSQPEHPGHAIALKQQQGFGAMLSFEMAGSQAQLESFVRQLQCFSLAESLGGTESLICHPASMTHRAMSDAAQAEAGIKPSLLRLSVGLEDADDLIADLAQAFALAAEVTE is encoded by the coding sequence ATGAGTGACAAGAAGCGAGCGACCGTTGCCGTCCGCACCGGGATCGAATCGGACACCCAATATAATGCGGTGGTGCCGCCTATCTACCTTACTTCGACTTATAGCTTCTCACAACTGGGGGAAGTACCGCAGTTTGACTATTCCCGCTCGGGCAACCCGACCCGCAATACCTTGGCTGAAGCGCTGGCTGCGCTGGAAGGGGGCGCCGGGGCCGTGGTGACCAACTGCGGTACGGCGGCGATTAACTTGCTGGTCACTGCCCTGCTGGGGCCGGATGATTTGGTGGTGGCTCCGCATGACTGCTACGGCGGCACCTACCGCCTGTTCCATACCCGGGCTGAGAAAGGGGATTTTCAGGTCTGTTTTGTCGATCAGACCGATCCGGCCGCGCTGGCAGCGGCACTGGCCAAGCAGCCCAAACTGGTCTGGGTGGAAACACCATCCAACCCGTTGCTGCGGGTGGTCGATATCGCCGCGGTGTGCGAACAGGCGCACCAGACCGGGGCGCTGGTCGCGGTGGACAACACTTTCCTGTCCCCGATCCTGCAACAGCCGATCGCCCTGGGCGCGGATTTTGTCGTCCATTCGACCACCAAGTACATTAACGGTCATTCCGACGTGCTCGGCGGGGTGCTGATTGCCAAAGCATCGGAGCAGGCGGAAACCCTGGCTTGGTGGGCCAACTGTATCGGTGCCACCGGGGCGCCGTTTGATGCATACCTCACGCTGCGCGGACTGCGGACCCTGGCCCCCCGGATGAAGCTGCACGAAGAGAACAGCGCCCGGATCCTCACTTACCTGCAAAGCCAGCCGCTGGTCGGGCAAATCTATCACCCGAGTCAGCCCGAACATCCGGGCCATGCGATTGCCCTCAAGCAACAGCAGGGATTTGGCGCTATGCTCAGTTTTGAAATGGCCGGCAGTCAGGCGCAGCTGGAATCGTTTGTCCGCCAGCTGCAATGCTTTTCTCTGGCGGAGTCCCTCGGCGGGACCGAAAGCCTGATCTGCCATCCGGCCAGCATGACCCACCGGGCGATGTCGGATGCAGCGCAGGCCGAAGCGGGCATTAAGCCGTCCCTGCTCCGGTTGTCCGTGGGACTGGAAGATGCCGATGATTTGATTGCCGATTTGGCGCAGGCGTTTGCCCTGGCAGCGGAGGTGACGGAATGA
- a CDS encoding bifunctional aspartate kinase/homoserine dehydrogenase II, with protein MSQPTARQLHKFGGSSLADPACYRRVAEIIGEYAGPEDLIVVSAAGKTTNQLIAWVELLRKDGRQAHEALQELRAFQQALISELVTGPAADELQTQLHLELSTLAKLSGPDLTEAAVAAVLGHGELWSARLLAALLAQQAMPATHLDSRTFLRAERAAQPEVDRALSWPLLTAELAQHSRHRIVITGFMARNAAGETVLLGRNGSDYSATVIGALAEVARVTIWSDVAGVYSADPRLVADACLLPLLRLDEASELARLAAPVLHSRTLQPVAQSAIDLSLRCSHQPEAGSTRVERVLASGRGAKIITSLDDVCLIELDIARSHDLAPIQAELARLLQRIQLPPLAQSVEADKGRIRLAYTREVVNGVLGSLQDSGITAELRLREGFAMVAAVGAGVIGNPVHCYGFSHQLKNQPVEFISESEQGLSLVAVLRRVDTRALIGQIHQSLFQAQKRIGLVLCGKGNIGSRWLELFQEEQANLEKRHGKSFTLIGVAGSDRHWIDFQGIDPARALTAFEDEAVAYGEGELFQALANHPYDDVVVLDVTASASLAAKYPQIAEIGLHLISANKVAGSASGSQYHAVQDAFAKSARHWLYNATVGAGLPVNHTVRDLLESGDEILALSGIFSGTLSWLFQQYDGSVPFSQLIELAWQQGLTEPDPRHDLDGSDVMRKLVILARESGLKLEPEQVRVESLVPEALASLSLDGFFEQGEVLDQRLAKRLAKAQKEGLVLRYVARLDKQGRAVVGVEALPPEHALANLLPCDNIFAIESRWYRDNPLVIRGPGAGRDVTAGALLSDINRLAALL; from the coding sequence ATGAGCCAGCCGACAGCACGACAGCTCCACAAATTTGGCGGCAGCAGCCTGGCCGATCCGGCGTGTTATCGCCGGGTGGCCGAGATCATCGGTGAATATGCCGGTCCTGAAGATTTGATTGTGGTTTCCGCCGCCGGCAAGACCACCAACCAATTGATCGCCTGGGTCGAGTTGCTGCGAAAAGATGGCCGACAGGCCCATGAGGCGTTGCAGGAACTGCGGGCGTTTCAGCAGGCGCTGATCAGCGAGCTCGTGACCGGCCCGGCTGCGGATGAGCTGCAAACCCAGCTCCACCTGGAGCTGAGTACGCTGGCCAAGCTCAGCGGTCCGGATTTGACGGAAGCGGCGGTGGCCGCGGTGCTTGGGCATGGCGAGCTGTGGTCTGCCCGGTTGCTTGCTGCGTTGCTGGCGCAGCAGGCGATGCCGGCGACCCATCTGGATTCCCGGACGTTCTTGCGGGCCGAGCGGGCCGCGCAACCGGAAGTCGATCGCGCCCTGTCCTGGCCGCTGCTGACGGCTGAGCTGGCCCAGCACAGCCGGCACCGGATTGTGATCACCGGATTTATGGCCCGCAACGCAGCCGGTGAAACCGTGCTGCTGGGTCGCAACGGCTCGGATTATTCTGCGACGGTGATCGGCGCTTTGGCGGAAGTGGCACGGGTGACGATTTGGAGCGATGTGGCCGGGGTGTACAGTGCCGATCCGCGATTAGTCGCCGATGCCTGCCTGTTGCCGTTGCTGCGGCTCGATGAAGCCAGCGAGCTGGCCCGTCTGGCAGCGCCGGTGCTGCACAGCCGCACGCTGCAGCCGGTGGCTCAGAGCGCAATTGATTTGTCTCTGCGTTGCAGCCATCAGCCGGAAGCGGGTTCGACCCGGGTTGAGCGGGTGCTGGCCTCCGGGCGCGGTGCGAAAATTATCACCTCGCTTGATGATGTCTGCCTGATTGAGCTCGACATTGCCCGTTCGCATGATCTGGCCCCGATCCAGGCTGAGCTGGCCAGGTTGCTGCAACGGATCCAACTGCCGCCGCTGGCGCAGAGTGTCGAAGCCGACAAGGGCCGGATCCGGCTCGCCTATACCCGGGAAGTGGTCAACGGGGTGCTGGGCTCGCTGCAGGACAGCGGGATCACCGCCGAGCTGCGTCTGCGGGAAGGCTTTGCCATGGTCGCGGCTGTGGGTGCCGGGGTGATCGGCAACCCGGTCCATTGCTACGGCTTTTCGCATCAGCTCAAGAACCAGCCGGTGGAATTTATCAGTGAATCGGAGCAGGGGCTCAGCCTGGTGGCGGTGCTGCGCCGGGTCGATACCCGGGCGCTGATTGGCCAGATCCACCAGAGCCTGTTCCAGGCCCAGAAGCGCATTGGCCTGGTGCTGTGCGGCAAAGGCAACATCGGCAGCCGCTGGCTGGAACTGTTCCAGGAAGAGCAGGCCAATCTGGAAAAACGTCACGGCAAGAGTTTTACCCTGATTGGTGTGGCCGGGAGCGACCGCCACTGGATTGATTTTCAGGGCATCGATCCGGCGCGGGCGTTGACGGCGTTTGAAGATGAAGCCGTTGCGTATGGTGAAGGGGAGTTGTTCCAGGCCCTGGCCAACCATCCGTATGATGATGTGGTGGTGCTGGACGTCACCGCCAGTGCGTCACTGGCGGCGAAATATCCGCAAATTGCGGAGATCGGCCTGCATTTGATCTCAGCCAACAAGGTGGCTGGTTCGGCGTCGGGGTCGCAGTATCATGCGGTGCAGGATGCTTTTGCCAAAAGCGCCCGGCACTGGCTGTATAACGCCACGGTCGGGGCGGGACTGCCGGTGAACCACACGGTACGCGATCTGTTGGAGAGCGGGGATGAAATCCTGGCCCTGTCGGGGATTTTCTCCGGTACCTTGTCCTGGCTGTTCCAGCAGTATGACGGCAGTGTGCCGTTCTCCCAGCTGATTGAGTTGGCCTGGCAGCAGGGACTGACGGAACCGGATCCGCGCCATGATCTCGATGGCAGCGATGTCATGCGCAAGTTGGTGATCCTGGCCCGCGAATCCGGGTTGAAGCTGGAGCCGGAGCAGGTCCGGGTAGAATCCCTGGTCCCGGAAGCGCTCGCATCGCTGAGCCTAGACGGTTTCTTTGAGCAGGGGGAAGTGCTGGACCAACGGCTGGCCAAGCGCCTGGCAAAAGCCCAGAAAGAGGGCCTGGTGCTGCGCTACGTGGCGCGGCTGGATAAGCAGGGCCGGGCGGTGGTTGGCGTTGAGGCCCTGCCGCCGGAACATGCGCTGGCCAACTTGTTGCCGTGCGACAACATCTTCGCGATTGAAAGTCGTTGGTACCGGGATAATCCGCTGGTGATCCGCGGGCCGGGGGCCGGTCGGGATGTGACCGCCGGGGCGCTGTTGTCAGATATCAACCGTCTGGCGGCCCTGTTATAG
- the metF gene encoding methylenetetrahydrofolate reductase — protein MGYSYASHFDTLNQNIADLNGNINVSFEFFPPSSAQMEQTLWESIHRLKNLKPKFVSVTYGANSGERDRTHSIIKDIKEQTGLVAAPHLTCIDATRDELRAIARDYWNNGIRDIVALRGDLPEKGVKPDMYAVDLVKLLREVADFDISVAAYPEVHPEAKSAQADLINLKRKVDAGASRAITQFFFDVESYLRFRDRCVAAGIDVEIVPGILPVSNMKQAKRFALANNVKIPNWLEKQYEGLDDDLLSRQMVGASNAIDLVRVLSREGVKDFHFYTLNRAELTYAICHTLGVRPVQVQPA, from the coding sequence ATGGGGTATTCATACGCAAGCCATTTTGACACGCTGAATCAGAACATTGCCGATCTGAATGGGAACATCAATGTGTCATTTGAATTTTTTCCGCCGAGCTCTGCGCAAATGGAGCAGACGCTGTGGGAGTCGATCCACCGTCTGAAAAATCTCAAGCCGAAGTTTGTGTCGGTGACTTACGGTGCGAACTCCGGTGAGCGGGACCGCACCCACTCCATTATCAAAGATATCAAAGAGCAGACCGGCCTGGTCGCTGCCCCGCACCTGACCTGCATTGATGCGACCCGTGATGAGCTGCGTGCCATTGCCCGGGATTACTGGAACAACGGTATTCGCGATATTGTCGCCCTGCGCGGGGATCTGCCGGAGAAAGGGGTGAAGCCGGATATGTATGCGGTGGATCTGGTCAAACTGCTGCGTGAAGTAGCGGACTTTGATATCTCCGTCGCGGCGTACCCGGAAGTGCATCCGGAAGCCAAAAGTGCCCAGGCGGATCTGATCAACCTCAAGCGCAAAGTCGACGCCGGCGCCAGCCGGGCGATCACCCAGTTCTTCTTTGATGTCGAGAGCTACCTGCGTTTCCGGGACCGCTGTGTGGCCGCCGGGATCGATGTCGAGATTGTTCCGGGGATCCTGCCGGTGTCGAACATGAAGCAGGCCAAGCGTTTTGCCCTGGCCAACAATGTCAAAATCCCGAACTGGCTGGAGAAGCAGTATGAAGGTCTGGATGATGACTTGCTGAGCCGCCAGATGGTGGGCGCGAGCAATGCGATTGACCTGGTGCGGGTGCTGAGCCGCGAAGGGGTGAAGGACTTCCATTTCTATACCCTGAACCGGGCCGAGCTGACGTACGCCATCTGTCACACGCTGGGCGTGCGTCCGGTGCAGGTGCAGCCGGCCTGA
- a CDS encoding PadR family transcriptional regulator produces MSLPHVILTVLSSRDATGYDITKEFSHSIGYFWKASHQQVYRELNKMASNDQVTCKLEPQEGKPDRKVYSITDLGRQALFEWFQEPARNPTIRDEFSAKLLVCGVYNSVPMQQQLEALIEESHTLMNHYHELEKVHFGDYKNMDRQSRLDRLTLRRGIHNRQAWIDWAEEVLAELKDMDSDSSKVALND; encoded by the coding sequence ATGTCACTACCACATGTAATTTTGACGGTGCTGAGCAGTCGCGACGCAACCGGTTACGATATCACCAAAGAATTTTCACATAGCATCGGCTACTTCTGGAAGGCCAGCCATCAGCAAGTGTACCGCGAGCTGAACAAGATGGCCTCCAACGACCAGGTCACCTGTAAGCTGGAGCCGCAGGAAGGCAAGCCGGACCGCAAAGTTTACTCCATTACGGATCTGGGCCGTCAGGCACTGTTCGAGTGGTTTCAGGAGCCTGCACGCAACCCAACCATTCGTGATGAGTTTTCCGCCAAGCTATTGGTGTGCGGCGTGTACAACTCCGTCCCGATGCAGCAGCAGCTGGAGGCTCTGATTGAAGAGTCTCATACCCTGATGAACCATTACCACGAGCTGGAAAAAGTTCACTTCGGCGATTACAAGAACATGGATCGCCAGTCTCGTCTGGATCGCCTGACGCTGCGCCGCGGTATCCATAACCGCCAGGCCTGGATTGACTGGGCAGAAGAGGTGCTGGCTGAGCTGAAAGACATGGACAGCGACAGCAGCAAGGTCGCCCTGAACGACTAA